One Suncus etruscus isolate mSunEtr1 chromosome 13, mSunEtr1.pri.cur, whole genome shotgun sequence genomic region harbors:
- the LOC126025521 gene encoding nuclear transport factor 2-like produces the protein MGDNTIWEQIGSSFIQHYYQLFDNDRTQLGTIYINVSCLTWEGQQFQGKAAIVEKLSSLPFQKIQHSITAQDHQPTPDSCIISMVVDQLKADEDPIMGFHQMFLLKNINNAWVCTNDMFRLALHNFG, from the coding sequence ATGGGAGACAACACAATTTGGGAGCAGATCGGATCCAGCTTCATTCAGCATTATTACCAATTATTCGATAATGACAGAACTCAACTAGGCACAATTTACATCAACGTGTCATGCCTTACGTGGGAAGGACAACAATTCCAGGGGAAAGCTGCTATAGTGGAGAAGCTGTCTAGCCTTCCGTTCCAGAAAATTCAGCACAGTATCACAGCGCAGGACCATCAGCCCACGCCTGATAGTTGCATCATCAGTATGGTGGTGGACCAGCTCAAGGCTGATGAAGATCCCATCATGGGGTTCCACCAGATGTTCCTATTAAAGAACATCAACAATGCTTGGGTTTGTACCAATGATATGTTCAGGCTTGCCCTACACAACTTCGGCTGA